The following coding sequences lie in one Salmo salar chromosome ssa13, Ssal_v3.1, whole genome shotgun sequence genomic window:
- the ct077 gene encoding CT077 protein, whose protein sequence is MSSFSESALEKKLSELSNSQQSVQTLSLWIIHHRKHSSLIVKVWHRELKKGERTYECCHLDNIVYHS, encoded by the coding sequence ATGTCATCATTTTCTGAGTCTGCGTTGGAGAAGAAGCTTTCGGAGCTCAGCAACTCTCAGCAGAGCGTTCAGACGCTGTCTCTGTGGATCATTCATCATCGCAAACACTCGTCGCTCATCGTCAAAGTATGGCACAGAGAACTGAAGAAAGGTGAGAGAACTTATGAATGTTGCCACCTCGACAATATTGTCTACCACAGCTAG